In one Microbulbifer pacificus genomic region, the following are encoded:
- a CDS encoding DUF962 domain-containing protein, translating into MVDSTMNHQQQPPANETTEFRSFRDFYPYYLKEHSNLTCRRLHFVGTSLVIALLATALLTGQWWYLAALPVAGYGFAWVGHFFFEHNRPATFKHPLYSLWGDFVMYKDMWLGNIER; encoded by the coding sequence ATGGTCGACAGCACAATGAACCATCAGCAACAACCACCAGCAAATGAAACAACCGAGTTCCGCAGCTTCCGAGACTTCTACCCCTACTACCTGAAAGAGCACAGCAATCTCACCTGTCGTCGCCTGCATTTTGTCGGCACCAGCCTGGTGATCGCTCTACTTGCCACGGCCCTGCTCACTGGCCAGTGGTGGTATCTCGCTGCATTGCCGGTTGCGGGTTACGGCTTTGCCTGGGTCGGGCATTTCTTTTTCGAACACAACCGCCCCGCCACCTTCAAGCATCCCCTGTATTCGCTGTGGGGGGATTTTGTGATGTACAAGGATATGTGGCTGGGCAACATCGAGCGCTGA
- a CDS encoding carbon starvation protein A, whose product MSAILLMVLGLGGMAAGYFFYSSFIADRIYRFDPDFMTPAHEFEDGVDYVPTNKFVLWGHHFTSVAGAAPIVGPAIAVIWGWLPAFLWVVLGTIFFAGVHDSGAIWASVRNRALSVGSLTGEVVGKRARSIFMIVIFLVLLMVNAVFGVVIAGLLIKNPASVVPIWGAIAVALVIGQLIYRFKFNLALVSLFGVIALYALIYIGPSVPVSLPETVFGMSDGAVWILILFAYAAIASLLPVWVLLQPRDYINGLQLFVGLILLYSAVLISSPEVVAPMINHDVPAGAPPLIPLLFVTIACGAISGFHGLVASGTTSKQLNRETDARFVGYFGAVGEGALALAAIIAATAGFASLGDWQAVYTSFGQGGVQAFVDGGATILQNGVGIDVAVSGTMLTVMAALFAGTTMDTGLRLQRYIFQEFGEIYGIRWLGKPAPATLMAVGCCILLAFGAGGADGSGGLLIWPLFGTTNQLLAGLTLLVITVMLVRLKRPMWITLIPLVFLLVMTLAALLIQLNEFYRKQDWFLLGLDVVVLVAAILVTLECASAFRRPARDSIGEES is encoded by the coding sequence ATGAGTGCAATTCTCCTGATGGTACTCGGGTTGGGGGGCATGGCCGCCGGCTATTTCTTTTACTCCAGTTTTATTGCCGATCGTATCTATCGCTTTGATCCGGATTTCATGACACCTGCGCATGAGTTTGAAGACGGCGTGGACTACGTGCCCACCAACAAGTTTGTGCTGTGGGGACACCACTTTACCTCTGTAGCCGGCGCCGCGCCCATTGTCGGTCCGGCGATAGCGGTGATCTGGGGCTGGCTGCCGGCATTTCTGTGGGTGGTACTGGGTACCATCTTTTTTGCGGGGGTGCACGACAGCGGCGCCATCTGGGCGAGCGTGCGCAATCGCGCGCTTTCTGTGGGATCGCTCACCGGCGAAGTCGTCGGCAAGCGCGCCCGCAGTATCTTCATGATCGTCATCTTTCTGGTACTGCTGATGGTCAATGCGGTGTTCGGTGTGGTGATCGCCGGGTTGCTGATCAAAAACCCCGCGTCGGTCGTGCCGATCTGGGGGGCAATCGCGGTGGCACTGGTGATCGGGCAGCTGATTTACCGCTTCAAATTCAATCTCGCGCTGGTTTCCCTGTTTGGTGTCATTGCACTGTACGCGCTGATCTATATCGGACCATCCGTACCGGTGTCGCTGCCTGAAACGGTGTTTGGCATGTCCGATGGCGCGGTCTGGATTTTGATTCTGTTTGCGTATGCGGCCATCGCTTCACTACTGCCCGTGTGGGTGCTGCTGCAACCGCGGGACTACATCAACGGATTGCAGTTGTTTGTAGGGCTCATCCTGCTGTACAGCGCGGTACTCATTTCCAGCCCGGAAGTGGTGGCACCCATGATCAATCACGATGTGCCTGCCGGCGCGCCGCCATTGATTCCCCTGCTGTTCGTAACCATCGCCTGTGGGGCGATTTCCGGTTTTCACGGCCTGGTGGCGTCCGGGACCACGTCGAAACAATTGAACAGAGAAACCGATGCGCGCTTTGTGGGGTATTTCGGTGCGGTAGGCGAAGGTGCACTCGCGCTCGCCGCCATTATTGCCGCGACTGCGGGCTTTGCCTCACTGGGCGACTGGCAGGCGGTGTACACGTCCTTCGGGCAGGGCGGGGTGCAGGCATTTGTGGATGGCGGTGCGACTATTCTGCAAAATGGCGTCGGTATTGATGTTGCTGTTTCCGGCACCATGCTGACGGTCATGGCTGCGCTGTTCGCCGGCACCACCATGGATACCGGGTTGCGCCTGCAGCGATATATTTTTCAGGAATTCGGCGAGATCTATGGTATCCGCTGGCTCGGCAAGCCGGCACCGGCAACGCTGATGGCGGTGGGTTGCTGTATTCTGCTGGCCTTTGGCGCCGGTGGGGCGGATGGTTCCGGTGGCCTTCTGATCTGGCCATTGTTCGGCACTACTAACCAGTTACTCGCCGGACTCACGCTGTTGGTGATTACCGTGATGCTGGTGCGCCTGAAGCGTCCCATGTGGATCACGCTCATTCCGCTGGTGTTTTTGCTGGTGATGACTCTGGCAGCGCTGCTGATCCAGTTGAACGAGTTTTACCGGAAACAGGACTGGTTTCTGCTGGGGCTCGACGTTGTCGTGCTGGTGGCGGCGATTCTGGTCACTCTGGAGTGTGCCTCCGCGTTCAGGAGGCCGGCCCGGGATTCCATTGGCGAGGAGTCCTGA
- the phhA gene encoding phenylalanine 4-monooxygenase, with the protein MSGKKPSKYIAREPDANGFIEYTELEHQTWQRLIERQLQVVPGRACDEYLNGLELLDLPRDRIPQLDEVSAVLRRETGWECARVPALIGFETFFRLLSERKFPVATFIRTPEEFDYLQEPDIFHEIFGHCAMLTNPAFANFTQTYGELGLNASPKERAYLARLYWFTVEFGLLQTKGGLRIYGGGILSSPKETLYALSDAPVRAPFDVVDALRTPYRIDIVQPIYYVLSDLENLQQLTEIDLMARVREAMAAGLYEPLFPPKEAA; encoded by the coding sequence ATGAGCGGCAAAAAGCCCAGCAAGTACATCGCCCGCGAACCCGATGCCAACGGTTTTATCGAGTACACCGAACTCGAGCACCAGACCTGGCAGCGCCTGATCGAACGCCAGCTGCAAGTCGTGCCCGGTCGCGCCTGCGACGAATATCTGAATGGGCTGGAGCTGCTCGACCTCCCCCGTGACCGCATCCCGCAATTAGACGAGGTGAGCGCCGTACTGCGCCGGGAAACCGGCTGGGAATGCGCGCGGGTGCCCGCACTGATTGGCTTCGAGACCTTCTTCCGCCTTTTATCCGAGCGCAAGTTTCCCGTAGCGACATTTATCCGCACCCCGGAAGAATTCGACTATCTGCAGGAGCCGGATATCTTCCACGAAATTTTCGGCCACTGCGCCATGCTCACCAATCCGGCATTTGCCAATTTCACCCAGACCTATGGCGAGCTCGGTCTGAACGCCTCACCGAAAGAGCGCGCTTACCTCGCACGCCTTTACTGGTTCACCGTGGAATTTGGTCTATTGCAGACCAAAGGCGGCCTGCGCATCTATGGCGGTGGCATTCTCTCCTCACCGAAAGAAACCCTGTATGCACTGAGCGATGCACCGGTACGCGCACCGTTTGACGTGGTGGATGCACTGCGCACGCCCTACCGCATTGATATTGTGCAACCCATTTACTACGTACTCAGCGATCTGGAGAACCTGCAGCAACTCACCGAGATCGACCTGATGGCTCGGGTCCGCGAAGCGATGGCCGCCGGCCTCTACGAACCGCTATTCCCACCCAAAGAAGCCGCCTGA
- a CDS encoding Lrp/AsnC family transcriptional regulator, with amino-acid sequence MSSLDAIDRQLLAILQSDVSLSIEELAERVGLTKTPCWRRIQKLEKSGIIRRKVALLDAEVLGLPVSVFAQVKTNQHNAEWADSFSNAMADLPEVVDCYRMAGDYDYILRVVVSDVAAYDRFYKKLIAHAGISDVASNFAMEQIKSSTELPIPPGE; translated from the coding sequence ATGTCCTCACTTGACGCGATTGATCGACAACTTCTTGCCATCCTTCAATCTGATGTTAGTCTCTCCATCGAAGAGCTGGCCGAGCGCGTGGGCCTTACCAAGACCCCCTGCTGGCGCCGGATACAGAAATTGGAGAAAAGCGGCATCATTCGCCGCAAAGTGGCACTGCTGGATGCGGAAGTCCTCGGCCTGCCGGTATCGGTTTTCGCCCAGGTAAAAACCAATCAGCACAACGCGGAATGGGCGGATTCCTTTTCCAACGCCATGGCCGACCTGCCGGAAGTCGTCGACTGCTACCGAATGGCGGGCGACTACGACTACATACTCCGGGTGGTGGTCAGCGACGTAGCCGCCTATGACCGCTTCTACAAGAAGCTGATCGCCCACGCGGGAATATCCGATGTAGCCTCCAATTTCGCCATGGAGCAGATCAAGAGTTCTACTGAACTGCCCATACCGCCGGGAGAATAG
- a CDS encoding CaiB/BaiF CoA transferase family protein has translation MAGPLAHLKVLDLSRILAGPWAGQVLADFGAEVIKVERPQKGDDTRHWGPPYLKNEVGENTGEAAYYLCANRGKKSMTVDITSAEGQQLILALARQCDVVLENYKVGGLKKYGLDYDAVRAVNPRIIYCSITGFGQTGPYAQRAGYDAMIQGMGGLMSLTGVPDGQPGAGPQKVGVAVADLMTGMYAVSGILAAVIHRDRTGEGQQIDLALLDTQVAWLANQAQNYLTSGKSPERQGTAHPNIVPYQAVPASDGHFMLAVGNDTQFQKFCAIAGLDDIAQNPAYASNNARVAAREQLVPLIEQATRKHPAAWWLEKLSDAHVPCGPINNLAQVFADPQVLARGMVVEQDHPTAGKVKTVRNPLGFSATNLEYEQAPPVLGQHTSEILRSVLRKTDDEIRLLRERGVI, from the coding sequence ATGGCTGGTCCGTTGGCGCATCTCAAGGTTCTCGATCTCAGTCGGATTCTGGCTGGCCCCTGGGCCGGTCAGGTGCTGGCGGATTTCGGGGCTGAAGTCATCAAGGTGGAGCGCCCGCAGAAGGGCGATGACACCCGCCACTGGGGGCCGCCCTATCTGAAGAATGAGGTAGGCGAAAATACCGGGGAGGCGGCCTATTACCTGTGTGCGAACCGCGGCAAGAAATCCATGACCGTCGATATCACCAGCGCGGAGGGGCAGCAGTTGATTCTCGCTCTGGCCAGGCAATGCGACGTAGTGCTGGAGAACTACAAGGTTGGCGGCCTGAAAAAATACGGCCTCGATTACGACGCCGTGCGCGCGGTCAATCCGCGGATCATCTACTGCTCCATTACCGGCTTCGGGCAGACGGGCCCCTATGCGCAGCGCGCCGGCTACGATGCGATGATACAGGGCATGGGTGGCTTGATGAGCCTTACCGGTGTGCCCGATGGCCAGCCCGGCGCCGGCCCCCAGAAGGTGGGCGTGGCGGTGGCGGATTTGATGACCGGGATGTACGCGGTCTCCGGAATTCTCGCAGCTGTGATCCATCGTGACCGCACCGGAGAGGGCCAGCAGATCGATTTGGCGCTGCTGGATACCCAGGTGGCGTGGCTTGCGAACCAGGCCCAGAACTATCTCACTTCCGGCAAAAGCCCCGAACGCCAGGGCACCGCGCACCCGAACATCGTTCCCTATCAGGCGGTGCCGGCAAGCGATGGCCACTTTATGCTTGCGGTGGGCAACGACACTCAGTTCCAGAAGTTCTGCGCCATTGCCGGGCTGGATGACATTGCACAAAACCCCGCTTATGCCAGCAATAATGCGCGGGTGGCGGCGCGCGAACAGCTGGTGCCACTGATTGAACAGGCCACACGGAAGCACCCCGCGGCCTGGTGGCTGGAAAAACTGAGTGATGCCCATGTGCCCTGCGGGCCCATCAACAATCTCGCGCAGGTATTTGCCGATCCTCAGGTGCTGGCAAGGGGCATGGTGGTGGAGCAGGATCATCCGACCGCAGGCAAGGTAAAAACGGTGCGCAATCCGCTTGGTTTTTCCGCGACAAATCTCGAGTATGAGCAGGCGCCGCCGGTGCTGGGGCAGCACACCAGCGAGATATTGCGATCAGTACTGCGCAAAACCGACGATGAGATCCGACTGCTTCGGGAGCGGGGTGTGATCTGA
- a CDS encoding TyrR/PhhR family helix-turn-helix DNA-binding protein, whose translation MRIEITCTDRVGILQEIMEIFSNFRVNVRTGEIGGDSGDKVYLSAPELLVAQYQSIERALLRVPGVKKVRRIALIPSERRHFELDTLLRHVAFPVLSVDREGAIVAANLAAARAFGVSLDQVPGMHLQRFLPRLQLEELLRGITAPRYGFPVTVRGRDYLLDWSPLALTDVAGDVRSLAGAVLTLQRREMPQDQEPSREPPPPSVLWDFDRRRECCLRLQQLAPLPDALLITGERGSGKSTFLSAAYYLSPLAEYGDVRHFSGGEFTLQALAETTALAQTAVLLVDDLDLAPEATQRGLAECLLHGRFPPRLITAARALDRLPAPLRQLFSTNVISLPPLRFMRPAIGKFADMILRDLGEREASLVDEVVHTLQLCDWPTNLTGLCGHLQGALGHRHARNGGALTVQDLPGLPIEERLPWRVWGRGLSLPEQMEKVERAILAELLAETSAGEQSSRELARQLGISHTAVANKLRKYGLSRE comes from the coding sequence GTGAGAATTGAAATAACTTGCACGGATCGTGTAGGTATCCTGCAGGAAATAATGGAGATTTTTTCCAATTTCCGGGTCAACGTGCGCACTGGTGAGATTGGTGGCGATAGCGGGGACAAGGTGTACCTGTCTGCACCGGAGCTCCTCGTGGCGCAATACCAGTCCATAGAGCGGGCACTGCTCCGGGTGCCCGGGGTGAAGAAGGTGCGCAGGATTGCCCTGATTCCCTCGGAGCGTCGGCACTTCGAGCTGGATACTCTGCTGCGTCATGTGGCCTTTCCGGTGTTGTCTGTAGACAGGGAAGGCGCGATTGTCGCTGCCAATCTCGCGGCGGCCAGAGCGTTTGGTGTGAGCCTGGATCAGGTACCGGGAATGCACCTGCAGCGTTTTCTGCCGCGTTTGCAACTGGAAGAACTACTCAGGGGAATTACCGCCCCCCGCTATGGATTTCCGGTAACCGTGCGCGGGCGCGATTACCTGCTGGATTGGTCGCCCCTCGCCCTCACAGACGTCGCCGGCGACGTGCGCTCGCTGGCGGGCGCGGTACTGACACTGCAGCGCCGGGAAATGCCGCAGGACCAGGAACCGTCGCGGGAGCCTCCGCCACCGAGTGTCCTCTGGGATTTCGACCGGCGCCGGGAGTGCTGTCTGCGTCTGCAGCAGCTCGCACCATTACCGGATGCGCTGTTGATTACCGGCGAGCGCGGCAGCGGGAAAAGTACCTTTCTCAGCGCGGCCTACTACCTCAGTCCATTGGCCGAGTACGGAGACGTGCGGCATTTTTCCGGTGGGGAATTTACTCTGCAGGCGCTCGCGGAGACAACCGCACTGGCGCAAACGGCGGTACTACTGGTTGACGATCTCGACCTTGCGCCGGAAGCGACACAGCGCGGTCTGGCGGAATGCCTCCTGCACGGGAGGTTTCCACCACGGTTGATCACCGCCGCGCGGGCGCTCGACAGATTGCCTGCGCCACTGCGGCAGCTGTTCTCCACCAATGTAATTTCCCTGCCGCCTTTGAGATTCATGCGGCCGGCAATAGGCAAATTTGCAGACATGATTCTGAGGGATCTGGGCGAACGGGAAGCATCACTGGTGGATGAGGTTGTTCACACATTGCAATTGTGCGACTGGCCGACCAATTTGACCGGGCTCTGCGGGCACCTGCAGGGCGCGCTGGGTCACAGGCATGCGCGTAACGGCGGCGCGCTGACCGTTCAGGATCTACCGGGGTTACCCATAGAAGAGCGGCTGCCGTGGCGGGTGTGGGGGAGGGGCCTCAGCCTGCCAGAGCAGATGGAAAAGGTAGAGCGGGCCATTCTCGCGGAGCTGCTGGCGGAAACATCGGCAGGGGAACAGTCCAGCCGTGAGTTGGCGCGGCAACTGGGGATTTCCCATACCGCCGTCGCCAACAAGCTGCGCAAATACGGACTCTCAAGGGAATAG